A region from the Takifugu rubripes chromosome 22, fTakRub1.2, whole genome shotgun sequence genome encodes:
- the LOC105418706 gene encoding uncharacterized protein encodes MADRIKWCHVCETAGDEEDLKELERALPPGYQHLVCAFKAEEQRVVLKVKLTLREQVENWLKDFQLSSSLTWRKARTYPESGRYNTYRADFRCQHNTYGAERSPKNTNCRATLFLVLKRSMEDRRSRSTDRHMVDGYLLYVNWRNNHNHLIVCGQAPSKRGVSTTTQERLTNEGDSNSAVPISSGTTWHNVNPVLRCCTCPVGVSGANCKHQRAVLRAVDVMEVGPASRTPELRRLFYEISCGGPTPEKWCEGSDLQGPVVEQDEHEVADDDNNGHCAGTSPKTISDASTECPKRRLEHFVDSLKRKLDTDNSFTAPVKAFVDTFDKLKTDSALQSSLFSFGERHTATSRGFLQTGAAIGVRTTALARRKVDLGGRRTTGAAIRPKSSRKEHGYCKQSGENSAAPLNLSFCVQDSSSGKTH; translated from the exons ATGGCAGACCGTATTAAATGGTGCCATGTTTGCGAGACAGCTGGAGATGAGGAGGATCTGAAAGAGCTTGAG AGAGCTTTGCCACCTGGCTACCAGCACCTGGTCTGTGCGTTTAAGGCAGAAGAGCAGCGAGTGGTGCTGAAAGTCAAGCTCACCTTGAGAGAACAGGTGGAAAATTGGCTGAAGGATTTTCAGCTTTCATCATCCTTAACTTGGAGGAAGGCAAGGACTTACCCTGAGTCAGGGAGGTACAATACCTACAGA GCTGATTTCAGATGTCAGCACAACACCTatggagctgagaggagcccAAAGAACACAAACTGTCGCGCGACTCTTTTCCTTGTCCTCAAAAGAAGCATGGAGGACAGAAGATCaag ATCGACAGATCGCCACATGGTGGACGGCTACCTCCTCTATGTGAACTGGAGGAATAATCACAATCACCTCATTGTCTGCGGCCAAGCCCCCAGCAAGAGGGGTGTGTCCACCACAACACAGGAACGCTTGacaaat GAGGGTGACAGCAACTCCGCTGTGCCCATCTCATCCGGTACCACGTGGCACAATGTGAACCCTGTACTGAGGTGCTGCACGTGTCCAGTTGGCGTGTCAGGTGCAAACTGCAAACATCAAAGGGCTGTTTTGCGGGCCGTTGATGTCATGGAGGTGGGCCCGGCGAGCAGAACACCTGAGCTGAGGAGGCTCTTCTATGAGATTTCCTGTG GTGGTCCAACACCAGAGAAATGGTGTGAAGGTTCAGACCTTCAAGGGCCTGTGGTAG AACAAGACGAACACGAGGTTGCTGACGACGATAATAATGGTCACTGTGCTGGGACGTCTCCAAAGACCATTTCAG ACGCGTCGACAGAGTGCCCGAAGAGGCGGCTGGAGCACTTTGTGGACAGCCTGAAGAGGAAGTTGGACACGGATAACTCCTTCACTGCTCCTGTCAAGGCTTTTGTCGATACTTTTGACAAGCTCAAAACTGACAGCGCGCTGCAGTCTTCCCTGTTTTCATTCGGCGAACGGCACACGGCCACATCGAGGGGCTTTCTCCAGACCGGCGCTGCCATAGGTGTCCGAACAACAGCACTGGCACGGAGGAAGGTGGACTTAGGTGGGAGGAGAACCACTGGAGCTGCCATACGCCCCAAGAGCTCAAGGAAGGAGCACGGGTACTGCAAGCAAAGCGGAGAAAACTCCGCGGCACCGCTCAACCTTTCCTTCTGTGTGCAGGACAGTTCCTCAGGAAAGACTCATTAA